The following are encoded in a window of Panicum virgatum strain AP13 chromosome 5N, P.virgatum_v5, whole genome shotgun sequence genomic DNA:
- the LOC120673482 gene encoding uncharacterized protein LOC120673482, with protein sequence MQDGRKEYNRGRLVSYVVDSEAYSIIDLETDIGSEFKWGSDQKANFWVLTGGNVTCKLNSDAQLLDLLRAYSVVKLFMVVGRHEHNRREEEMPTAVNIGEEEMPTAVNIGGEMIPGAMDTDLELLDGGFTWAEVPEYGESTAGPPTNEEEEKKHFINVGCDPNGDEPAGVDEEWRYFKNVDHPVIDLDKKVEVQKRKRARPISETEDFDTEVVPDDEATMLDNFVVPHTSHDKENPIIKVGDTFADKIAFRHTIKQYAIKNEFETRIEHSDKERYTARCPDENCDWRVFAKKLHGGNTFMVVKLSELDVHSCSSTNKMKGREAFISWIAQKVKEVVKEALGFSLD encoded by the coding sequence ATGCAAGATGGTAGAAAGGAGTACAATCGTGGTAGGCTAGTGAGCTATGTTGTTGATTCAGAAGCATACTCAATCATTGACTTGGAGACAGATATTGGTTCAGAATTTAAATGGGGCAGTGACCAGAAGGCAAATTTTTGGGTTCTAACAGGGGGGAATGTGACATGCAAGTTGAATTCAGATGCACAACTTCTTGATTTGTTAAGGGCATATAGCGtagtcaagttgttcatggttGTGGGCAGACATGAGCACAAcagaagggaggaggagatgcCTACTGCAGTGAACATAGGAGAGGAGGAGATGCCTACTGCAGTGAACATAGGAGGGGAGATGATCCCAGGTGCAATGGACACTGATCTGGAGTTGCTAGATGGAGGATTTACATGGGCAGAAGTTCCTGAATATGGGGAATCAACTGCAGGGCCACCAACGaatgaagaggaagagaagaagcaCTTCATCAATGTTGGATGTGATCCTAATGGAGATGAACCAGCTGGGGTAGATGAAGAGTGGAGGTACTTCAAAAATGTTGATCATCCAGTTATTGATCTAGATAAAAAAGTTGAGGTGCAGAAAAGAAAGAGGGCAAGACCTATTTCAGAAACCGAAGACTTTGATACTGAGGTTGTTCCTGATGATGAGGCTACTATGCTTGATAATTTTGTCGTGCCTCACACATCTCATGATAAAGAGAATCCAATCATCAAGGTAGGAGATACATTTGCAGACAAGATTGCTTTTCGTCACACCATAAAACAATATGCCATCAAAAATGAGTTTGAGACTAGGATTGAACATAGTGACAAAGAAAGGTATACGGCAAGGTGTCCAGATGAAAATTGTGATTGGAGAGTTTTCGCAAAGAAATTACATGGTGGCAATACATTCATGGTGGTCAAACTCTCGGAATTGGATGTGCACAGTTGTTCTAGTACAAACAAGATGAAGGGACGAGAGGCTTTCATATCTTGGATAGCTCAAAAAGTGAAAGAAGTTGTAAAAGAGGCGCTGGGATTCTCCCTGGACTAA
- the LOC120673552 gene encoding E3 ubiquitin-protein ligase AIRP2-like, with amino-acid sequence MFHGGRPLSLRGSLKALEADIHHANTLAHAIHRAYGGACVQMRLSYSSMAPIILNLIQWMDCSCSLSYTLPSYLGLLEVLVYKVYVDEDASISTIERRASLKEFYAIIYPFLKQLEGNLMDKDCKGKGWCKESGGGRKIVADDDREDECGICLETCTKMVLPNCNHAMCINCYRDWYTRSQSCPFCRGSLKRVQSRDLWVLTGDDDVIDTVTLEKENVKHFLSFIDSLPLIVPDNMLLVYYDYLV; translated from the exons atgttcCATGGCGGCAGGCCGTTGTCCCTCAGGGGGTCTCTCAAGGCCCTTGAAGCTGATATCCACCATGCCAACACCCT aGCTCATGCTATACACAGGGCGTATGGGGGTGCCTGCGTGCAGATGAGGTTGTCCTACAGCTCCATGGCTCCAATCATCCTCAACCTTATCCAGTGGATGGATTGCAGCTGCTCCTTGTCATACACCCTCCCTAGTTACCTTGGCCTGCTCGAGGTTCTTGTCTACAAG GTTTATGTTGATGAAGATGCCTCTATATCCACCATAGAAAGGAGAGCAAGCCTGAAGGAATTCTATG CTATCATATACCCGTTCTTAAAACAGCTTGAGGGCAACTTGATGGACAAGGACTGCAAGGGGAAAGGGTGGTGTAAGgagtccggcggcggccggaagaTTGTTGCCGATGATGACCGGGAGGATGAGTGTGGCATTTGTTTGGAGACCTGCACCAAGATGGTCCTTCCAAATTGCAACCATGCCATGTGCATCAACTGTTACCGAGACTG GTATACAAGATCCCAGTCATGCCCATTCTGCCGTGGAAGCCTCAAGAGAGTTCAGTCCCGAGACCTCTGGGTGCTCAccggtgacgatgatgtgatcGACACGGTGACCTTGGAGAAGGAGAACGTGAAGCACTTCCTCAGCTTCATCGATAGCCTGCCTCTGATAGTCCCCGATAACATGTTGTTGGTCTACTACGACTACCTAGTCTAA